From the genome of Actinacidiphila yeochonensis CN732, one region includes:
- a CDS encoding DNA/RNA non-specific endonuclease, protein MPGGTMGSGSQPIGGGGPGTADGPTGGGGRTQPVTHHPKPPPPPRDPCAHQHCVVPPGPKGLPYFALPVSLTSVSGAVAVGEDLALDAGGWVIDEAVNGLTDLLGTSNDPEPEPEPEPETDTGPDSRRSDPCSAKREDRFNYEPALDGAPTGVTALLCPQDLKPPNSRGPRKGRWEPPGYVSRKDRGGNWIFNRSHILGDRFHGDWRKENIFTGFREMNDPDMKACENEMADALAARQEVYYSGQLLYANGRKNLPTAIQMTAVTSKGILFDVTVKNAPGKQVTC, encoded by the coding sequence GTGCCGGGCGGCACCATGGGCAGCGGCTCCCAGCCCATCGGCGGCGGCGGCCCGGGCACCGCGGACGGCCCCACCGGCGGTGGCGGCCGTACCCAGCCCGTCACCCACCACCCGAAGCCGCCGCCGCCCCCGCGGGACCCCTGCGCCCACCAGCACTGCGTCGTCCCCCCGGGCCCCAAGGGCCTCCCGTACTTCGCCCTGCCGGTAAGCCTGACCTCGGTTTCCGGCGCGGTCGCCGTGGGCGAGGACCTCGCCTTGGACGCCGGCGGCTGGGTCATCGACGAAGCCGTCAACGGCCTGACCGACCTCCTCGGCACCTCCAACGACCCCGAGCCCGAGCCCGAGCCCGAGCCGGAGACCGACACCGGCCCTGATTCACGGCGTTCCGATCCTTGCTCCGCGAAACGAGAAGACCGGTTCAACTACGAGCCGGCTCTGGACGGTGCACCCACCGGCGTGACGGCGCTGCTCTGCCCGCAGGACCTCAAGCCCCCGAACTCGCGGGGACCCAGGAAAGGAAGATGGGAGCCGCCGGGCTACGTCTCGCGAAAGGACCGCGGGGGGAACTGGATATTCAATCGTAGCCACATACTGGGTGACCGATTCCACGGAGACTGGCGGAAGGAGAACATCTTCACCGGGTTCAGGGAGATGAACGACCCTGATATGAAGGCGTGTGAGAACGAGATGGCCGACGCTCTCGCAGCCCGGCAGGAGGTGTATTATTCGGGTCAGCTACTGTACGCAAACGGCCGGAAGAATCTTCCGACGGCCATCCAGATGACCGCAGTCACTTCGAAAGGTATTCTCTTCGACGTGACCGTGAAGAATGCGCCCGGAAAGCAGGTGACGTGTTGA
- a CDS encoding Type 1 glutamine amidotransferase-like domain-containing protein: MRLYLSSFRIGDHPDRLLKLLGAEPGRIAVIANAMDSAPDDVRRAGVERETDALAELGLDARELDLREFFDDRSGRVEVVLEAFAAVWVRGGNTFVLRYAMARSGADTALTSRLGQDTIVYAGYSAGPCVLAPSLRGLELSDRPGDVTKTWGDEPVWDGLGILDHAFVPHVDSPCHPGTEVCERVAERYRADHIPHRTLRDGQVLVIDGDESGII; encoded by the coding sequence ATGCGTCTCTACCTGTCGTCCTTCCGTATCGGTGATCATCCCGACCGGCTGCTCAAGCTCCTCGGGGCGGAACCCGGCCGGATCGCTGTCATCGCGAATGCCATGGACTCCGCGCCGGACGACGTCCGCCGGGCCGGAGTCGAACGCGAAACCGATGCTCTGGCCGAGCTCGGTCTCGACGCCCGGGAGCTTGATCTGCGGGAGTTCTTCGACGATCGCAGCGGCAGGGTCGAGGTCGTGCTTGAGGCGTTCGCGGCTGTCTGGGTCCGTGGCGGGAACACGTTCGTGCTCCGTTACGCGATGGCCCGCAGCGGAGCTGACACCGCGCTGACCTCGCGGCTTGGCCAGGACACGATCGTCTACGCGGGCTACAGCGCCGGCCCCTGCGTGCTGGCTCCAAGCCTGCGGGGGCTGGAGCTCAGCGACCGCCCTGGAGACGTCACAAAGACCTGGGGCGATGAGCCGGTTTGGGACGGGTTGGGCATACTCGACCACGCCTTCGTCCCGCACGTCGATTCCCCTTGCCACCCCGGAACCGAGGTCTGCGAGCGGGTCGCGGAGCGCTACCGGGCCGACCACATTCCCCACCGCACCCTGAGGGACGGCCAGGTCCTCGTCATCGACGGCGACGAATCGGGAATCATCTGA